TTATATAAAGAGGAAAACAATGGAATGGatgatttttattgtttctgaCTTGTATGTGGAAAACGAGTGAATATTCTATGTCTAGTTAGGTGTTCCTCTTGTATACTATGTCTACTAGGGCTACAAGCTTTTTgcgaataaaatatttattaaaagcaTCTTTGTTATAAAAACGAGTGGATATCTCTTTGTAGGTTCAAATTGAATAATAGTATATAATCAGTTCATTATGTTGGGGGCCCTATTTCTGAGAAGAAGCATTTTATTGAAGATTATGATTATCGTCTGTTTTATTATCATTAACCCTATACATGACCTGGGTTGTGCAGATTTTTGAAAAGAACCCTACCAAGATTAAGAACTATGGTATCTGGTTGAGGTATCAAAGTCGAACGGGTTATCACAATATGTACAAGGAATACCGTGACACCACTCTAAACGGGGCTGTGGAACAGATGTACAATGAGATGGCTTCTCGACACAGAGTCAGGTTTCCTTGCATCCAAATTATCAAGACTGCCACCGTCCCAGCAAAACTCTGCAAGAGAGAGAGCACCAAGCAGTTTCACAACTCCAAAATCAAGTTCCCCTTGGTATTTAAGAAGGTCAGGCCA
This sequence is a window from Carya illinoinensis cultivar Pawnee chromosome 9, C.illinoinensisPawnee_v1, whole genome shotgun sequence. Protein-coding genes within it:
- the LOC122276175 gene encoding 60S ribosomal protein L18a isoform X1, producing the protein MVTFRFHQYQVVGRALPTEADEHPKIYRMKLWATNEVRAKSKFWYFLRKLKKVKKSNGQMLAINEIFEKNPTKIKNYGIWLRYQSRTGYHNMYKEYRDTTLNGAVEQMYNEMASRHRVRFPCIQIIKTATVPAKLCKRESTKQFHNSKIKFPLVFKKVRPPTRKLKTTYKATRPNLFM